Sequence from the Nymphaea colorata isolate Beijing-Zhang1983 chromosome 9, ASM883128v2, whole genome shotgun sequence genome:
TCTCTGGAAAAAGGTAAATCAGAGCTCTATTTTCCGCATAATTGCATTTGTTGATAGTTTATACTCTTGATGGCAATGGCAGTTATCAGGCTGTTTGTAGCTTAATCATGATAACAGGAGGACGTCTTTATTTTGAAGGATAATAATTTGGTATGATTCATAAAGTAGCTTTACATTTCTGGATTTCCTGATACAGGAAATTATCGAAGAAACGAATAAAAATGACAGAAAGCCCAACCTTTTCCTCAAGAGTGAACAATTTAAGGACTTTTCAATTTGGAAACTTACGTTGACAACTTTATCAAAACCAAATACAGGAATTATGTTTCTGTTGCTGGTTAGCTGTAAGAATTGTTGACCTCATGATCTCAATTCTGCAATATCGTACGAGTTTCGATCCATCGCCATTTGATGTaataaacttttcattttccctttggATTAAGTTAATTTAATGAGCACCACTTGGACGATGGTATCTGTTGAAAGATGTAAATAAATGCAAAGGCTCATTTTTTTATCGAATTCAGGACAAACATGAATCATAGTTTTATATTTCATATTTCGCAAACAATCATGCAGGATCACTTCATGAAGAAGCAGCTCTTAGTAGTAATCTTCACTCAACCGAAGCACTGAACCATGTGATGCTGGATGGATTGCAGCGAAGCGGCCTAAACCAGACGTTCCTTGGATTGTCAATTGACCGTTTTTCAATGTATAGATTACTCCATAGGCCTGCACTaagcacgagagagagagagagagagagagagaggccaacCTGCAGTGTCTGTCAATGACCTGATGAGGGGACTGAACTTAAGACCACCAACTTAAGGTCCAGATTTCAAAACTGAGCAGACAGAGTGTCTACATGAGGATTGTGGAAAGTTGGCAGTGAAGTAGTTTCTCATGGCTTCCTTTTCTTTAGTCCTATTACAAATATGCTAGAGAACGGTTTTAACGTTCCAGTAAAAGCTTGTCTGTATATGACGATACAAGTATCCCCTGAATTCCAATGTTCCATCTTCCGGTTAAATATTTGACCTGTGGGAAGATGAATTACATAGTTCATTTTCGAAGACAGTGCACTATTTTCAgcataaaatttatttgttgagtaaatttttttaaaattgcacTCAAAATTTTGGTGACAGTAATAAACAGACGCAAGGTTTCAAGGTGATGTGACAAACAGTCACTAAATATGCGGACGCCACTTCAACCCTGTTTTCATTTACAGCATGCGGAGTACTTGTAACAAGCCAAATCCATAAAGATCCAACGTTATGTCTGCGCTAACCACCGCAGATGAGTTGAGCTTTTCTCACCTTCAAACACGCCCTCGCCCTCAATGACGAGGGAGATCGTCGAACTTTTGTGAATTATTGGAACTGCCGACTCGGGAGTACTTTGTTGACCATGTTCTCCAGTTTTAGTCGCCTCTCTGTGTAAAAATTGCAGAATCACTTTACTTGTTAAATTAGACATTTTATTGCAACAGTTTCCCAATCTGGTTTCAATAGAAGATCTGAAAAAATGATAGTCGGATGGCACTCCTTTTAGGATATGAATAATCAAATACATCTTCACCTGTAACAGGTTTAGCAGCGATGGCAAGCTGATGGAATACCATTCGATTAGCCTACTGTAAGATTCATCTTTAAATTTGTTCCCTTTGTTGAGGTCCTGAAACTGAGTTTTCAGTCACAAGGCAAGGAACGGAGAGTGGGCAGCGTAGGATTGCTTCAATGTATTAAACCCCGCAACCTGCAAGCTGCGGACAGATTCACTCGGACAAGAGATCAACCAGCTGCTTAGCAGCGGTTGATTGTGCTTTCTCCATCCAGCGGACGAGGGATTCTGTTGCTTTCAGAAATTTATcgttttgctttttctttttctttttcttttgttgacgGAAGAGTTCTCATCTGGGGAGTTCTTATTTCTTCTGGAGAATCCTAATTGACCATGGGAAATTTAGATGCATTAAGAATACTCTTTCCTTATGGATAATGAGCTTCACTTTGTTCCCCTTTTGGACCTCTTTGGTGAACAGAGGTTAGAAAAGGGAGGCCGTTTCCGAAGGCCAAAAACGACACCTCCCACCGATCAGATTACATTTAGATCGATATATATCTGACTGCCATCTTCAAATCTTGATCTGATGAGCACTCAGCTTGCATTCCAATCTCATCCACATACCGAGTCAGATTTGATTTGATCATACCACATGTCAATCCGATTGAATTTTCTTTCACATGTAAGAAACAGAAAGGGATCCTACAGGACCCACTATGAACTAGATGTGGGTAGCTGCCATCTGGGCGAGATCGAGTTACATGCACAGTGCACACAACAAATATGtacccttcaaaaaaaaaaggaacgagGGTTGGagcattttagaaatttttttttatctttttgcatACTTTTTAatctttctgcttttttttataatttcattttgGATCAAAGATATTCTGGTCATTACACACCTCTGTGCATGTACAGGAGTGTACATTCATACAGAGATGTGCATGTAACCAACTTTGGATCTTGGCATGCAGCGGAAACAAGAGAACAGATTGGACCTCTTGGTGTCTGTAACTTgttaatgtcttttttttctctccattaCTGACACGAAACATAGCGTCAATAGTAGTCATTTACACATTTGTCAGTGGAAGTACCAGTGACAATCTATTCACTAGCATTTGTTGTTGCATCAGTGGAAACTTCAATAAAGGTTCTACTTGACATTCCAATTTCGTTCTTGCTCGGGATTTTGTATGGCTGTCTACTGTTCACCTCAAGAGGTCAGACGCTCATCTCTTTGGGCTGAGCTGCACCGCATTATCGCAACCTTCCCATGCCTCCATATTATCGCCGGGTGCTTGCTCTTGCCATCGGACGCCAACATTCCCATCAACCTTGGCCTTGCCATCACTGCTTCCAGAACTTTTGTGGATGATCATCCGCTCTGCCCCCTCCCATTGGTGGTAAGCGTTTCTTCTGGTCCAATAATCGGACTGCACCTTCCTTGATACTCTTGGATAGAGTCCTCATCACAACTGAATGCTTTCCCTTTCATCTCCGCATTCTTTTTCTGCGACCGAACCAAGGTGGGGGCACTCATGGGCTTCggccctacctcaaaaaaaaaaaaaaagtacgtatcaatttaagaaatttccacttgttttatataacaattttgagaAACGATATTTTggtcctaatcaaaatttaaaaactttaatttagctcccttataaaaaaatttctggtgtTCTCTTCACCATGCATGGTCGAGAATAATTGTTTCTTACCGCAAGAGAGGTCCCGTTAAACGTACTTTTATCTTCCAGCAATGGTGGCTTTTCCAGGAATGTGCTTCACGCATCTTGTTGCTCCAGAACTTTCGACCGAAGGGCTGCTTTAAAAATCAATTAACTTGACGACCCTTGTTCTAACCAAGTGAGATTTCATAGTGCTGCCATTAGTGATTAAAGGTATCTTCAGTAAAACTTGAATTACTAAACTGCTTTGAATATTGGAGGTCGATTTGATGTCCTAATTAGCCAATATGGACAACCACTAGCTATAGTGGCAGAGgtaaagctagaaattttttactGCCAAAAGCCAagctatagttttaaaattttagtagaaaccaaaatataattcaaattttttatgtaagttaaactaaaaaaaaaaaaattaaaatttataagtaaggtttttttttttttaattctaagGGGGGGAGGGCCGCTGCCGGCCTCCAGGCCTCTGCCCTTGAAAAGTGGTATAATCCAAAGTATCGCCTGATCGGCTTGCAAACACATTGACCCACTCAAGCACCTTTCTAATGACCAAAGAGAAACTAGGATCCAATCCAACTGTACTGCAATTATGAATTAAGTACAAACACATTAAGGAAATTGAACGATGACTTATCTTTTAAGACTCACTTAACCATCTAATTAGAATAGTTTGATCCAACATAATAAACACGTAATGGGAATATAAAGCTCAcaccttttttttctaacatccatcTACTTCGTACGTTCTTGATTAGATACTTAGGTGACTTTACATTGtcaatgttttatatatatataaccatcaCTATTGCCCCTTCAACTATTTTTAGTAACgaacttctatttttttaatcaaacagCAACATCTGATATCGAGCATAAAATTATTAGTGGAAAAGCTAAGCATAATGCTACAAAAAAGTAGGCCTTTGACtcatctaaattttaaaaaattaatttgcagTGGAAATGCACATTATTAGgggtggaaccagaaattttttttctataaaatacTAAATGTGtgattaacaaattttcaattgaataGAAATCGGTTGTCATAAACCTTAGATaactaaattaaaatttcagGGTTCCGTGGGGACCCATGGAAACCTCATATGAAGCCGTATCTGTCAGTTCAGTCCATGTTGGCTGATGGACTGCCTAAGGGTCACGGTGGCCCCATTGCATCAAACACggccaaattttgaaaacacgGGCAGGAAGAGGCCGAGCGTCTTCCTTAACATCACCACAGAAGCTGCTGAAATGCTATTACGTTCATCTGACGCAGTCCTTTCTCCGAAGTTCCCGTCACTAATTCGTCCATTGAGCGCAGTAACCCAAGGCAGGCACCTTATTGGCGCGTCACAATGGCGTCAAGCCGCCGGCTTCCGGCAGCACTACGACGGTAACACCAACAGAAAACATcaacttttccattttgactGCCGATGTGTGTAGACCGCAAGAGCTGCCGGAATTGATCATCGTTGAAATTATCCCAACAGCCTCATTGTCATTGAATATTTCACAAGATGCCACTGCATACATCCCTTTCCCGGCCATCGTGGAACTAGTGAAGAATGGTCGGTCTGGAACAAATTGGATCCGAACGACCATCTCCACCAATTAGGGATGGACATTGAGCTAATGAATAATATTACACGTTGAATCCTCTTATATCCAGTTCCATGCAGGAAATGCCAGCAATATATCCGGTCCAAATCTGAAGAAGATGGAGTTGATTATGGAGTGAACGGATCATATAGTCTTTGAGGGCTGTAGTGTAATTGGTTCGGCTGGCGGGTTGGTGAAAGTCGTTCGTTAATGTGGATGTATAGCACTCTGATTGATTGACGGGAGTCCCACTTCCCACTTAGGTCTCAAAGTAGCGCTAGACTCTGAGGTGGAGAGAAGGGGTGAGGGCTTCGGCCTCTTCAAAGTATCTTCAATTCAGAATGTAATTAGTTGAGTTTGAAACAAAAAGAGTAAGAATGGGTCAAACCCAAAACCCTAGCCCCAAGGTCCAAATTTGACTACATGAAGGTTCTGGATTTTTTCGCTTATGGTCAGACGCCACTTTATCTTTGGACACTTGCATATTATTCTGAATTGGTATTAACACCTGATTAGGTCATATGTCTGGATCTGACCTCATGCTgaccctatatatatatatatatatatgccaatGAAACAGacatatacatgtgtgtgtgatgtAGGATGTTAGTCAACAAAGTCAAATATAAGCCAGTTTGCACAGGGCCCACACACAAAATTGATCTTTTGCCAGCGCTCAATTATTAGATTTTACATATATGTGTCTCCAGCAATGTCAGTGGGTAGGGATGGTAATAGATCCAATTTGGTTTGGATATCCAGTTAAACTACTCCCccaaaatcagatatgaaaaaaaattaatatccaatgaAGAACTCGAATCAGACTTGGATTTAAGAAATcacatctgattggattcggatttaaatgtacataaatatttgaactGATTCTGaatcggatttagttttaaataaatattttgtatcCAATACTCGTACATTTTGAAATTTAGCTGGATCGGCTTAAAATCATGTCTTCACATGTAAAATGAGGTCATCAGATGTGCTCATTTAAACTCTTCAAATTAGAAGTGTGGATGGATTGGACCCTGCTACAAGTAGGTGGATCCATATTCAGATCTGATGAAGAGGTTTCTACTTTAATTcattagggggcatttgattgcCCCCAATGTATAATCCTCAGGATTTGAGAATCGTAGATTTAAAATCATACCCTCTCCTCACTTTTCCGaccttttctcaatgcaaaaaggaaaaatttgaatttcaagtATGAATGTTAGGCTTGACCCGAGATCCTTAGCTCTTGATGACCCATGGATTTTTGTGGTTTGTTTACCATATCCGCAAAATCATGCCACACTAAACCTATattaaaaacatgaatttcaaatctcaAGTAATCAAAAGGATAATGATCTATACTCTTTAAAGGTATTATtgtattttcacaaaaaaaaaaatcattttctgattttgtcCCTATTTGGTGGTTCCTTAAGCAATTAGGGCTTATAAGACCTCATTCAAGTTCTTACAACTAGAAGCATCAATCTGTCAGTTCAAACCAAAACTAAGTGGTCCAGACCCAGGTCTGCTGAATAAATCATGGAAGTGAACCGATCTGCATCATATGGCATGAAATCCAATCCATGACTGCTAACGGCACTTAAGAGACCGATCGGCTAATTGGCgacacaagattcaaatatttTCAGACGCTTGCTTCTTCCAAACAGTAGTCAAACTTTTCATCACCTCACATTTCATCTGGATCTTTGTCCAACAAGAAGGAAATTCCATGGAACGAGTTGGCGCACCCAGAAAACATTACTAACCCTGGCAATTTCATCATCAAGACGTCATCGGAAAGCTACCGGAATTTCTTTCCTGCCGCCgccaaataactttttttaccGGACGATTAGTTCTCCGTTTGCACAAGTTTAAGATCACAAGTCTGTGGAAAGCGGGGACAGTTTTTCCAGTGCTTTTCGTCTTCATATATTATTGTCAACATTTAAGAAACATGGACTTTTCCTTTAATAGCAGCACACAGTAGAAAAGGAATCTCTGCATCGTAATGACACAGTTCCTGTGAATTGCTGGTCAGCATCCATGGGGTGGAAGGCAGGAAATTTTTGTGTACGAGAAACCAAATATATaggtaacaaattttcaatggCCTTGGAATAGCGGCCCGAGGCTCGTGAgactaatatatataattaaacagAAATTTTCTCAAATCCAACCattaaaaacaatgttttagATTGGGTTCCCTGAACATACCCCCCATGCAGCCCACACTTACCTCTGCCCACGACTGATACCAATATTGGCAAGATTGTATAAAACACAGGGCATGACGCAATTGAGCAGCAAAGGGGTTCATATCAACGGGTTTAAGGCGTGAATCTTGTAGTTGTAGTCACATTCCAATgtttcatttttactttcttttttttttttttttggattgtaAATGATGGCACACGTGacactcaaataaaaaattataccaTAGGTTTTAATGAGCCCTTAGATAAgccaaaattttgaagctatAAAATAGTTTTATGGGTTTTTATGATTTCTCCTAaataaatacttaaaaaatttatacgaacaaaaaatatgaaaaaaatatcaaattttgatcTATGAAAAAGACGCAAATGAAGAAATTTCTAGTGCAGGAAGACTTCAGCTGATATCCTCTTCCCAACAACTAACAGGCATTTTGACGTCTTCCGAGATTCTTAAATCTCGACATCATGTCACGTCACCTCATATCGCGCGAGAACTTTGACTTGATAATTAGTTCTTCTCCAGATTCATGTGGTCAGTTTCTGGTCAAATAGAGTTTCTGTTCTCCTATAAAAGGCGGCCTGTGGAACTCGACAGCCACATCATACAACTTCCAACGAAGCAACGAAGTTCTCTCTTTAGAGAGTCCTCTCCCTTACTACCACCATTAAATTTTCAGCGCCGGAGCTCAGGAAGTTCTTCAGAGTTCGTTGCTgctctctctatatctctccGAATATGTCGTCTGAAGGGTCCGAAAGGCAGCCTACTCAGATAAAGTTCATCCTCACCAGGTATGTGCAAACTGAGGAGCATAACTTCAAGGCAACCGTTCAGAATCTCACCGGCAAGGACGCGAAGGTCTGCGGCAGTTCATGGGAGAATGCGGAGGCGAGCGGGAAAGCGGCCCGGCGGGAGGTTCCGGCGAGGACAGGTGGAGATAATGGCGGCCTTAAATCGGAAAACTTCTCGTTGGAAGATTTCCGGTGGCTAATGGAGCTGCCACCATTGGATGGATAGCAGCTCTCTTTCGTCACTCTCGATCGTCTTTTCTTCGTCATTGATCTGGCCTACACGGGCTTACAGAATATTCTTGTACAATAATCTGCCAATTCTTCTGCTGCCAATGTAGTTACATAGCATGGTAATAAAAAcgatatatttttttccttctggtCTTGAAATATATGATTTCATTTTGGGCTTTTTCTAAGGCAATCGAGTGTTCTGCAAACTCTAAAATGAACCAGGCATTTGGTAATGTTCCATGTATAATCCATGGTATCGCCTGATTCACCTGCAGCTACATTGACCAACTCAATAGAAAGCACCTTTCTAATGACCAATGGGAATAGAAGGGGCGGAGTCACACTAACGCATGTGTGGACAATTATTCATACATTCTAACAAAAATCCCAGATTTACATATTGGTTTATCTTAAAATTTCACAcatttatatagaaaaaaaaacaaaaccctcGAATATATGGTGAATGCCACTCAAAGGTAGGATATAGTCACTACGGATATAACTTCTCTTAGGTGACTTATTATGAATAAGTGGTCCCTAAGAACTTTACACTAGATAGctttttactatatatatatatatcattatttcCCTCTGAGCTATATTTAACAATacacttttattttttagtcaTCCTGCAATGCTTGACATGAAGCATAAAATTATTGCGTAGAAAAAGGTAAGAGTAATGTTGCAAAAAAAAGAGGCCTTTGACCCATCGGaagttttaaaaactgattTGTAACGAGAATGTACAGAATTTCATATATCAAGGTGTATCGATTGATTTGGccttacattaaaaaaaaaaaaaagctcgaTCGATCGGTTCTTCTACCACTCCTAGATGAATCTCTATGCCTTTCACCTTATGGTTCACAGAATTTGCTTTGTGGCTTGTTATTAAGCCTGACTAGGGTCCGATAAGGAGTTGAACTTGGGTCGGCCCGACACCTAAAACCCGGGTTCGGACTCATAAAATTCAACACCTAAAACCCGGGTTCGGATTCATAAAATTCGAACTTGACCCGAGCccaattataattatatataaaaattaataaaaatatatattaaaaatattatcgGGCCCACCCTAGCCGGCTCGCTGCCCTTTTTCTAGGCTCGATCTTGAGTCGGACCGAGTATCGGGTATCCGCCGGCAGTCCAACCCGGTGCCCAAGCTTACTTATTATAATTGAGCTGACATGACAGTAATTACTTTAATATTTAAACACAGTTGATTAAAAAGGTGAGCTAATTTGCCGTTCAATGCAACCGGCGAAATTTTAAGAAGATAGGTTAGAAGAGGCTGAGCGTAATAAGCGCAGTGACGCTGAGCCTCTTCCTTAACGTCACCACATAAGCTGCTGAAATATTATTGTCTTCTGGACGCAGTTGTTGGTCCGAAGTTTCCGTCACTAGTTCCTCCATTGGACGCAGTGACGCAAGTGAGACATGAGGTTCCCTTTTATCGGCATGTCACAAGGGCGTCAAGTTGAGGCCGCTGCTGCCCGGCACCGCCGGCCTCCGGCGGCACTGCTGACGGTCAAACCAGCAGACAACATATACTTTCCATATTTTGACTGCCAATGCCTGTTGACCACAAGTCGTGCCTTAATTGGTCCTCAGTGAATTTATACCAATAGCCTCATTCTTAGTGAATATTTCACAAGATGCCACTGGCAACTGCCCCTTCCCGGACCTTTGAAAACGAGTCAAGTGTGGTCGGTCTGGAATGAGAACCGGGTCCATATTGGATCCGAACATCCATCTCTACCAACTAGCGATGGACGTCAAGCTAGTGAACAATATTATACGTTGGATCCGCTTGTATATAGTTCAGTGTAGGAATACCAATGTCGTATCCGGTCCGAATCTAAAGAAGATGGAGTTTATTATGAATCTGAAACTACATGCTCTCCAGTACcgaatcctttttttttttttttaaaaaaaaaaaaaaagttaaagccATCCCTTATGCAAGCGTGAGCTAAGCCAGCTGGAGCTCGACTTTATCCACTCATAAAATTCGAACTCATACTCGTTAGAACAAGCTCAAGTTTGAGCTGATGATACAacgtcgagctcaaactcaacatATTTGACTCGTTTTTGTTAAACATGTCTTGTCTACTCATTTAACTATTCTCTCATTACAATTCAAATATTCATGATGTAGTCGAGCCAAGTTGAGGCCTtataactcaaactcgactcgtttaacatttcaaatttgCCCCAAGGTCCGAATTTTACTACATGAAGGTTCCAGATTTTTCGCCTATAGTCAGATCATAATTTAGCTTTGGAAGCAAAAATCAAAAGTGTGGATGGATTGAACCCCTAATACAAGTAGGTGGATCCATATTCAGATCTGATAAAGAGGTTTCTTGTTCGACGAGGCGTTTGATTGCCTCTGATGTACAATCCTCAAGATTTAAGAATCGTGGATTTAATATCAGACCTCCCCCTTCCACTTCACCGactttttctcaatgcaaagagGCCAAATAAGGACTTCAAGTATGAATGTCATGTTTGACCCAAGATCTTTActttgatgaaccatggattGATTGTGGTTCATTTACCACACCAAAACTATGCTACATTCAATCTATATTAGAAATATGAATGAATCTCAAATCTGAAGTAATCAAATCCTCCATTAGGATAGCTCTATACGCTTTAAAGGTATTATTGTCTTTTCATAGAGAAACTTTTGTCATTTTCGGACATTGTACCTACTTGTGGCTCCTTTTGGACTGAAATGAATTACCCAAGCATTTAGGGCTTGTAGGAGCTCATTCAAGTTTTTACAAGCACAAGCATCAACCGGTCGGTTCAAACCAAAATTAGGTAGGACCCACATGGGCTCGGGctccatttctctttctctctctctctctatatatatatatatatatatattacatgtaaatttttaaatattttacttgttttatataaaaaaaataaaaaattaatgttttggctctagtcaaaatttaaaaactttaattcgtgAAAACATTTTGGCTCCATTGCCCAAGTTTACTGAGTGAAGCAACTAGACCGACCATGATCATATATCATACGATGACTGCTAACTTCATTATCTCTTATTTTAAGCGGACCTTGCTCCCACATGAAAGGAATTGTATGGACCAAGTTGGAGAAGCAGCAACCCTGGCAGTTTCATCATCAAGACGTCATCGAAAAGCTACCAGAACCTCTTTCCTGCCGCCTCACAATAATTTTTATCTGACGATTAGTTCTCCAGGTGCATACGTCCAAGATCACGAGTCTGTTGCAAGTGGGGACAGTTTGTCCTCAGTTTTCCAGTGATTTTCGTCCTCATATATAATTATCAGCATTCAGGGCCCATGTATTTCGTCTGTAATGATCGACTTTTCCTTTAAATGCAGCCCAAATGTAATCACACGGTTCCTGTGAATTGCTGGGGTCAGCAAACCCATAAGATATGACATTAATATtggtaatattttataaatcatatatatatagcaggACATAGGGTAATTAGACGGCAAGA
This genomic interval carries:
- the LOC116260656 gene encoding VQ motif-containing protein 10-like — protein: MSSEGSERQPTQIKFILTRYVQTEEHNFKATVQNLTGKDAKVCGSSWENAEASGKAARREVPARTGGDNGGLKSENFSLEDFRWLMELPPLDG